In a single window of the Delftia tsuruhatensis genome:
- the rpoZ gene encoding DNA-directed RNA polymerase subunit omega, translated as MARITVEDCLEQIPNRFQLVLAATYRARMLSQGHTPKIETKNKPGVTALREIADGKVGLEMLKKVPG; from the coding sequence ATGGCACGCATCACTGTTGAAGATTGCCTGGAGCAAATTCCCAACCGCTTCCAGCTCGTGCTGGCAGCAACCTACCGCGCCCGCATGCTCAGCCAGGGCCACACCCCCAAGATCGAGACCAAGAACAAGCCCGGCGTCACCGCGCTGCGCGAGATCGCCGACGGCAAGGTCGGCCTCGAGATGCTCAAGAAGGTTCCGGGCTGA